CGACGACCACCGCGATGGCACGCTTGAACAACTGGCGCTGGCCCCACACCCGCTCGGGCTAGTCGTGACCGGCAAAGTGATCGCTCACTGGCTGGTTTCCGGCCTGCCGCTGGCGCTGATCGCCCCCGTCCTCGGTATCCAGTTTGACCTCTCCGGCGATGCGCTCATCGTCCTGACCGGCGCCATCCTGCTCGGCACCCCGGCGCTCTCCGGCATCGGCGCCATCGGCGCGGCGCTGACCCTCGGTTTGCGCGGTGGTGGCGTACTGCTTTCCCTGCTTGTCCTCCCGCTCTACATTCCAGTGCTAATATTCGGCGCGGGCGCAGTGGACGCTACGGTGACCGGACTCGGGGGAGAAGGTCACCTGTCCCTGCTCGCCGCCCTTACTTTTGCGTCACTCGGCTTCGCCCCCTGGGCGACGGCCGCTGCCTTGAAGATCGCCCTCGAATGAAAGATCGCTTCAATCTCTATCGCTTTGCCTCACCGGCCACCTTTTATCCGCTGGCCGGGGCACTGATTCCCTGGTTCATCGCCATTTCAGTCGTCTTCGGGCTGGCCGGGCTATGGCTCGGCATGCTCGTCGCACCGACCGACTTCCAGCAAGGCGAAGGCTACCGGATCATTTTCATCCACGTCCCGGCGTCCTGGATGTCGATGTTCATCTACCTGGTCATGGCCTTCTGGGCAGCCATCGGGCTGGCCTTCAATACCCGCTTGTCGGGCATGATGGCCCAGGCGCTGGCGCCAACCGGGGCGCTGATGGCCTTCCTCTCGCTATGGACCGGCGCGCTGTGGGGCAAGCCGATGTGGGGTGCGTGGTGGGTGTGGGATGCGCGCCTGACCTCCGAACTGATCCTGCTCTTCCTTTATATCGGTTACATGGCGTTGACCGCGGCAATCGACGACCAGCGTCGGGCCGACAAGGCCGGCGGCCTGTTGCTGCTGGTTGGCGTGGTCAATATCCCGATCATCTATTTCTCAGTCAAATGGTGGAACACGCTGCACCAGGGATCGAGCATCAACATGACCAAGTCGTCGATGGCTGAAACCATGCTCTGGGGCATGCTGCTGATGGCCCTGTGTT
The sequence above is drawn from the Dechloromonas sp. TW-R-39-2 genome and encodes:
- the ccmB gene encoding heme exporter protein CcmB, coding for MLKIVTAVIGRDLKLAMRRQADIVSALFFFVIVVSLFPLGVGPEPDLLRKLAPGVLWVAALLATMLSLPRLFADDHRDGTLEQLALAPHPLGLVVTGKVIAHWLVSGLPLALIAPVLGIQFDLSGDALIVLTGAILLGTPALSGIGAIGAALTLGLRGGGVLLSLLVLPLYIPVLIFGAGAVDATVTGLGGEGHLSLLAALTFASLGFAPWATAAALKIALE
- the ccmC gene encoding heme ABC transporter permease CcmC, with protein sequence MKDRFNLYRFASPATFYPLAGALIPWFIAISVVFGLAGLWLGMLVAPTDFQQGEGYRIIFIHVPASWMSMFIYLVMAFWAAIGLAFNTRLSGMMAQALAPTGALMAFLSLWTGALWGKPMWGAWWVWDARLTSELILLFLYIGYMALTAAIDDQRRADKAGGLLLLVGVVNIPIIYFSVKWWNTLHQGSSINMTKSSMAETMLWGMLLMALCFWMYSIAVALMRVRTIMLERERHTDWVKAALAGDEK